In Prinia subflava isolate CZ2003 ecotype Zambia chromosome 8, Cam_Psub_1.2, whole genome shotgun sequence, the genomic window AGGGGACAAAAGCCACCACCACACAGGCTCTGCACGGCTGAGGTGGCCGAACTGCCCATGACTATGGCAAGGACATTGTCTCAGGTCCCCAAGAGTCCCCAAGGGTGGGTGTCCCTGTCTGAGCTGGCAGCGTGCACCCCACAGCACACCCACAGACACCAGATCAGATCTCCAGAgcggcagcagctccatcccacaTGAGCAGACACCAGGCAGGGTTGTCCCCAGCCAGTGTCTCCAGCAGTGGCAGGGAGGACAGTCCCAGCACTGTGCCAgggtgaggcagagctgggagctggctcCACTGCCCTTGGTTTTCCCTGCTGGTTGATGAATTGCTGGTGCTGCCATAGGGATCCTCCTGGATGGGGTTTCCCCAGCAGAGGAATCCAGAGCAGCCCTTAGGGCAGAAATCCTGGTTCTTGCCTATGAGCACTCAGGAGCAAGAGCAGGACAGGGTAAAGGcacccacaggaagagcatcCCGCCAGGACAAGGCCCTGTGCtcccctcagcctttcccctcAGGAAAAACCCACTTGGGAGCCAGTGGTAAAACCCCACCAGCCTGGcccacactgccacagctgaACTTCCCTCCCTTGGCTATTCCCAagctcccagggatggatgTGCAGTCAGCATTCCCCAGCTCCCCGAATGAagcaggcagagcctggagaCTCCTCgtgggcagccaggagagcacaAAACAAGGCAAGGtctgcccacagccctgggaatggggagcCACGGACGTGGCTGGGAAGTAGAGGGCTTCCTACCTTGCTGATTTTCCTGCAGTTCTCCCGGAGCACAAAGTTGGTGTTCCTGGCCACCCTCCAGACCGCCAGCTCCtcagggccctgcaggggcCCCACCTCCCGCAGGGACATGCTGATGTTGTAGATGGACAGCAGGATCTTGTGGTCCTGCAGGGGAGAAGCACAGggccccaggcagggagggaggctcCGTGGCTgcctgggggctcagcccaTGCCATGCCCCAGCTCTGGGTCCCTCCATGCTCACCTTGTCCGAGCGACAGGCGGGCCCAGCCCTCCCGCTCCTGTACACCGAGCCAGTCAGGTTTCTCTGGAGAAACAAAGCAAGAAGATCCAGCACCTCGCAGGATCAGTGCCTCCCACTTGGAGCAAAGATCCCCCATGTAAACACAAACCCCTCCTCAACACTGGCAAAGCAGCCAGCTCCATATTAAGCTTCCCTCCCCACATCCCgcagcagggctgcatccagcccagcagcatccccagagccagggctggccccaggcagagccctgtccccaggcagagccctggccCCAGGGGAGCCCTGCCGGCTCACCAGGTTCTGGAGCTCATGGAAGATGACGGCGCGGTACTGCCGGAGGATTTTGGCGATGCtgcacctcctgcctctgcccagcacGGCcacaagcaggagcagcagaacagcacaggacagcaccCGGGGAAGAAtctgccagggaagggctcaGAGTCAGCTGGGGATTAAGGAATGTCCCGGGCTCTGCCTTCAACCCCTAATCAGAAGCTCCACTGGACCTGTACCTGAAGGTGCAACACGCGATGGAGGAGCCTCAACTGTCCCCCCTTCCAAAGAGCATCCTCCCACATGAGCCATCTCCCCTTGGAGCAAAGCCCTTGGGAAACTGCTCCAGCTTCAGCCCAGCAGCGCTGCcatggcacacacagagccctctcTCATACCAGCAGGTGGATTCTTGACACAGAGCTATGCCAGGGACCTGTGTCAGTCTATGGAGCTCTCTGCCCCAGCATGGTTCCACTAGACCCCTACTTTGTGTCATTTTAAGGCCAGAGAATCTCAAGTGCCAAAACCcaaggggagcagagagggaggtgctgggctccttggagaggagctggaggctggagctgtCTAGTCCCCACCAGCAACATCCACACCTCAGCCCAAACAGATCCAAACACCCTCAAAAGGATTCACCTCTGCTGCATGGATGGGACTAATACAGCATTTCCCCAGCTTCCCCGCAGCTCATCCCAGGCTCAGGGGCCCTCACCCCAAGCCAGACAGAAGCAGCACAAGCATCTGCTCtcaccagcacatcccagctgaTGCTGAACCTCCTGGCTGCAAACCCTCCCAACAGCCCCACGCTGGCCCCTGCAGAGCGGGGAACCCCGAGTGCTGACAcctgagctggcacagggaaggggtGGATGGACCCTCCGAGGCAGGGGTGTATCccacacctttgaagaaaaGCCAGCACAAGCTCAAGTGACCAGGACTGGGGATATttgagcagcccagcagcagcagagtgaggATGGGGAGCTCAAAATTTGTGCCAGGAAAGGAGCCCAACAGCTCAACACGTCTCCACATTGCTGAGCGATGGTAGAGCCCTGGGGCCCCATCCTGGCATTACtatcatttcacattttcaggAAAAGTCCCCCTCAAACACAGCCCCCTCCCAAACAACCCTCGTGCCGCAGGTGTCAGGTCTGGGCAGGCAGaaagcagctcagctccttccAACTATGCAACCCCTGCACTGCAGCCAAAGCAGGAGCGAGGGGGAAGgggccacagctctgcctgcagcccgtgcctgctgctccccacctcAGCTCAGGGGTCactgccttccccagcacctGTACCTGCTCTTCTACTCCAAGAAGCCAGAAGGAAACATTTCCCTCAGGTTTCCAAGCCCAGGCACACTCCATCTGTCCTCTGGTGAGAACCTGGGAGGTTCGTTTGTAAAATCCacacctgctctgtgctccctaCTCAATCCTGAGCTGGACCTAGCTCCAAAAAGGGGAGGAAACTTTTTCCCACTCTCTTGCAGCTCAGTGAGAGTGTTGGAGGCTTAACATGAGGCAAAATTCAACACAGCACAGTTCTGGGAACACACAGACACAACCATCACCTCACAGCACAGGTGCATGCAAAGAGAGGAGCAAAACCACCAGAAATCCCACTCGGCTCTTCAGCACCCCTCATCAGCACACACcttccaggagagctgtgcccctgggaagggcagggaagagctccttgtgctgctggctttgctccctGCAAACCACAGGGAGATCTTGCCCCAGAGGTGATTGAGCAGAGAGCCAAGGGTATAATCAAAGGGGACATCAAAGGAGAGCACTGCTCCCACGAGGACACCCTGACCAAAGTCTAAGGGTTACTCTCCAGAGGTCTCCTCTGCCGGGAAGGCAAGGCTGTGCAATTTTACCATGAAAGTGGGAATGACTTCCCTGAAGTGGTTTATTAAATATTTGGGACCCAGTTTCAGGAGAAAGCACACCATTTCCAGCATTCCAAGACAGCCAAACCTGGGCTCAGTGCTCAGCCTGGAAGGAAGCGCAGAACAGTCCAGGaaacagccagggcaggaggtcAGTGGGTGCTGTAGGTGCTTCCCCCCCACCATGGaaagcagggaagcagcagtgacagaggtGGATGCAGGGAGACTGAGGTGACAAATCCTGCTCCTGAATTCTCCCACTTCAGGATGGAGGAAAACTTCATCAGCTCATTTAGGGTTATTCCTTCTGCCTTCACCCGCATCCCACAGCAACATGCTACAGGCAGGTGGCACTTCCCTTCCTAGGGGAGAGCTGACAGTGAAGGAGCAGCCTTGGGAAGGACGAGTGCAGGAGAGGCACGACTAATCTCATCCTCTCTCTAATCCTCCAGCAAATACGAGGAGATAAGGGGAATCACCATTGTTGAtagagcagctcctgctggcactCCTGCCAGTCCCAGCCAGCAGGGCAGCAAGGGGCaactcctgctgccagcctgggaatCCCACCGGGGTCACCGGGTCCTTCCAGCCAGACAGACTCTATCCCTGACTCCCTCCTACCTCTACTCTGTCACCACCCAGAGCCCCAAGGCAGGGACAGACCCTCCGTTCTCTCCCTCAGGACCAGCCACATCCAAACCCCAACCCAGCGAGGTCTAAGCCTcgtcccaggcacagcagcctgaTCCCAGCTGGACCAGCCTCCCCGGGCAGACCAGAGCCCCTTCCTCAGGGACTGCCAGCTCTGTCCCATCGCGACCCTTCTAAGGATCCAAGTCCCATTTggacccagcccagcccagccccattccagctgctccaagccctctcCCAAGCGGTCCGGCCTCATCCCGACCAGTCCGAGCCCCTTCCCGGACGGAGCCGCCCCTCTCCCGGCCGGTCCAAGCCCCATTTGAGGAGAATCAGTCACCTCCCGACAGGTCCCAGGTCCCACCCCGGCAGAGCCGGCCCCATCCCGGCAGTGCGGCGGCCTCGGGTCTGTCGGGGGCTCCAGGGAGGGGTGTCCCGAGCAGAGGAAAGGGGTCCCGGGGAGAAGGAGTTGTCCAGGCGCACTCACCATGGAGCCCCGCGGGCGCGGCCCCTgcggcggccccggggagcCCGGTCCGGCCCCGTCCCGCTGCGCCGGGGCCCGCGGTTTGAACTTGGCTCCACGGTGGGAGGGGACGGGCCCGGCGGACGGGGGGGGGACGGGACACGGCACCGCCgccggcccagccccggccccgcgggggaggcagccccggcccccccggGCGCGGAGGGGAGCGCGGCGTGCCCGGGCTGCGGGGTCGGGCCCGCTCCGGGGGCAGCGGCgcagggtgggacagggaccccctGCCCAGGAGGGGCCGGCGGGGCAGCGCCCCCTGCTCGCACCCACCCGGGGATCCCAAGCCACGCGTGTCCCTGTCCCGGAGCCGCACGCTGTGCTGCGAACCCCCGCAGTTTCGATTTCTGTTGGCGTGGGGCGATTGTTTCACTCTGGATTCACAGACGGCAGTGGGTGAACACTGACAACGGCACCGAGCCATGGCAGAAGTGACTGTCCAGGGTGAGACCCCCAAAATATCCACACCAGGAGGGTCCCCGTGCTTCCAATCAAAgccctctcctccttcccctctgcatTTTGTAcctcacccccagcccaggcacagaaATTGTCCTGACTCAGTGGGTATCAATTTTGGGGAAAACTGAACTGACAGCAACAAGGCTCCACTGAGGAGCTGAATGTGGGTGATTGAGTAAGAAATAGAACAAATGGTGAATaatccagctctgctcagcttgGTGAGAATGCGCCTGCCCAGGAAGTGGGACCCACAGCACACTGCAGCATTCCACTGGGACAGGACCCATATAACTTCTTTATTGAGTTCTATATATAGCTAAAATTCATGGGTGCCATAATCCATTTAAAAACCAGCAAGACGTCTACAAACATTAAAAGGCTCCAAGATTGATGATCCCTTttaagtaggaaaaaataatcccCAAGCTAAGGAATGTAGCCCAAAGGAAAGGGAAGCTGCAGGTACCAGGAGCAGGTGGCCAAAGGAGCCTGATGCTGTGAGAAGCTAGCACAGCATCCAGCACAGGGCCCCTTCCTTGAGGCTTCCACATCCCAAAAATTCCTTGCAAGATGTGGTGTTGCCACCTAAGCAAGGGACAGGGGTAGCATGAGGGTCCCATCAGTGGGTTGCACCCCTGTTATCTGGCTCGAGGGAAATGTTCCCAAGTCAGGAAtctctccagcaggaaaagccacaCTACTGCAATTCCCActtccctttcccatcccaATTCTGCACCCACCaacaccacagcactgctgggcagaGGGATTTGTGCACCACAGGCACCCAGCTTTCCCCAGCACATCACTACACCAGGAATCAGAATTCCACATTCCCTGCCCAGAACAGCAGGATATAGCCCCCATGTGAGCACAAGAGGCTGAAGGACAGCACACACTGAAAACTActtttaaacttattttatCCTGCAGTTTCTGCCTCAGTCTTGAATCCTTGGCCAGCCAGGTTCCCTTGCCATGTCTACCCTCTCCTTCCCAAACTCTTCCACTCTCTCTGAGCCCACTCACCTGAAGGATGCCAGCAATGGCACAAAATCCCTGAGCAAGAGCCTCTCAACTCCCAGTGCCTCTCACTCACCTTTGGGAAACTACAATTCCACAGGACACCTGAGATCTACACCTTTCATCAGCTATTCCAGAGAATGTACAGGAGTTTCCACTAAGaacccaaagaaaaaaaggcttttgctTGCAGACCAACCGTTTCTGCTCCAGTGTTAAAAGATCCGTTTTAGGCTTCTCATCCTTTTTGGCAAGAGGCTGTAGCCCAGCTTGGTGCAGCCACCACTGGCAGGCACCTTCCCAGAGTGGTGGGAGCCTGATAAGTCCAAAGGTTTCTGCTATCAGACCCACTCTTCCCAGTCAGAATCAAAGGGCAAGACCACGCTTGAAGacaacagaaggaaacaaaaaaaaaaagctgtattttatacatattctCCAACAAGTAATAAGGGAGTTTCTCCTCCAACTAAATACATGTGATAATGCACATCCACAGACCTGGATACAGCTGCTATAGCCTCAGGTGTAAGAGAGTATAGCTTCTCATTCTATGATCACAAGAAAGTCAGGAGGTTGGGGTAAAAATAGTACACATCACAAGTGTCGAAAATTGAAGACAGTGTACAAAGGGTCCCAAACACAAAGCTTTCCCTCTCTTGAGTTTGCTTTTTTCTATCTGCACTTGGAGACAGAAATCAAACCTCTCAGCCACAGGCAGTCACAGCTGTGTAACAGCACAGTCTCCCAAAAACTCTAAATAAATGTTCTTCCTTCAAAAGGGCTTTCAGGGATTGCTGAGTTTTGCCTTGTTACTTTAAACCACCACTGTGCTTAATGAACTCAGACACCTAAAAGAATAAGCTTTACTATATACATTCAAAAATTGAGGaaaagttctttaaaaatatgcttttgaaTTTGACAAAATGCTCTAGCTGCTCAGGTTGGAGAACACCTCCAAGCTGTGCAGCAGCTTGTTAGCAGAGACCAAACTAAAGCACCTAAAGAAGAGGAGCTAGCCCAGacctttccctgtgctgctgggctgctcccaaaACTCCACCCATCTCCTTCAAGGACACTCAGTACATTCC contains:
- the C8H20orf204 gene encoding uncharacterized protein C20orf204 homolog, producing MILPRVLSCAVLLLLLVAVLGRGRRCSIAKILRQYRAVIFHELQNLRNLTGSVYRSGRAGPACRSDKDHKILLSIYNISMSLREVGPLQGPEELAVWRVARNTNFVLRENCRKISKSPPRPAPALPRRGAPGRGRRQRLREIGRRAERLATCWEKLNALHAPRREPWDS